The DNA window ATTGGTTGAGCAATTGGGCATCGAAATTCTGTCCTCGATTTGAGCTTATTGTGCTGGAgataaataatttctatatgattaattatagcATTAATACCTTGGTCTATATATGAGATTGAATGCTAACATGTGGATAAAGCCATAGGTCCATTCTTTCCTCTTCTATCACATTGATCTTCTCTATCATCAGTCGATGTCCGCGGCCTTCGAACGCCAGCTAGCGACACTGGTCTGAGATAATCTCACAAAGCTCTTCTAGTGCTAGATTTATCAAGAGAGGAATTAAGGTTTTAGATGGAGTACGGTATTGACCACGAGCGTCTCCGTAattataccttttttttattttatagcgcGTTGTTTGATCTGGGGGTTTCTCCTTAATTATCTCTGGTCCATTTCAACCGATCACATAAGCGATCATCGCTAATCACGGTCTGTTAGTAAGAGAGAGATTAGATGGTTATATCTCTTCCATTGCTCAGCAAAGTCGAtaaatcaaacgacatattacTCTTTAATGTTCTCTTCGTAGTTGGTTAGATGTTACACTCGAGGATTTAACCATTTCCCTTGACcaccaaaagaaaagaggtAGTATAGTGGATACTATGCATGTTTCTAGTATGTTGCTTAGGATCCGGTTACTCTACATTACTACAGAGGAACACTACAGAGGAACACTGTTCATGCGAACGGAACAGTGATTTAATGTCATGAACAATTCTCAAATACTGTGGCAACAGTAATTTTAAAACACTGTTCATCACCGTAGCTGTAGCGCTCaatctcatccatccatttCGATCCAACAGTCACGAGATATACCAAACTCATGTCATTGTAGCTCTATGCAGTAGCATGTTGCCACTGCAGAGGATCTCAACCCTCGACCCTATTGCTTGATAAAGCAAGGCTTATTGGAGGTGGGAGCATGTTATTGGAATTGGGATATCGGTAGACACTCAAAAGCGTATTTGACTAGGTGTTCGTCGGAATTTCAAGACTTCATCATGGTTATTTGCTTAGAAAAGCAAAGGATCGGGTAAGATAAAGCATTCAAGCTCCTTGGTCTCCATCAACAGAGAATACGACCGTTTGATccaaactttgatgaaaaattacaTGTCTCCCGATTCTCCTTATTATTTCTattgttttctatttattctctATCCCACAATCCTCTCCTAGGCCAGGGTTGTCCCTGAAACTCGTATCTTTAAACATATTACCGAGATGTCCGGGGATGGTTGTTTGGTTATTtcagacaaaaaaattaaacgatatatttataaacaaaaaatattttttaaataaaatttttatataaatgtttaacgatctaaaagacatTGATCAGAAATAAActaggtaaaaaaaactcctaaaatcaactttaaatttaatgttaaaaattaaaattttagtatatatatatatagatagaagcgaaaagatagagaTGATAGTATATTGGACTGAGGTATTTATCCAGTAGAGTACAACAAACCTCAAACGAAGTATTCGGTGTTTGAGACCGGATACTTGAGTTGAGATTTTAATTATGAGTATCTACACGAGCACATTCATCTCCCGTGTCACACGGTTTAAGTGGGCTAGCCCGCCAACCAGTTTATAGGCTAATTAAGCGGGTTATCTATCGGATTATCCACTTAATTGACCTATAAACGGATTCATGGGCCGGCGCACTTACACTACTACCGTGTGATGCTCGATCAGCTCATATCAAAGACATGAAAATAGGCAGTTTCTTTAGAAAGTACgatagtactactactacctccgatccataataacttaattttttatttttccgtgtccaacgtttgaccattcgttttatttgaagattttgtataaaaattttaaaaaattagtcgagtataaagtactatttatattttatcatctagtaaaaataaaaatattaatcataaaaaaatttaagtaagacaaagagtcaaaacattatataaaaaaaaagtgaaaaatgattttttttctacaagcTGAGCCGTCCCATGAATTTGATGGTGGCTACCCGCCTACTACTAGTACACGGGACTGGATACCTACTCTAGTGTCTCGACACCCTATATTGCCGTCCTTCACGCATTGGAAAAATGTGAATCGATCCAATTGGAGAAAATGAGAAGCGAGTACAAATAGTTTGCTAGAGTTCCGTGAAAGtttccatgttatatttatatttacgtagaaagaaaagttaaaaataataagagaaaaaagctATAGATTTCTAGTCAATTACATTACAGGATCTAAAACagtgataaatattataatatatatttaagtataaattaatattagtttttaataatataaaaaaattagagcaGTAGTGAGCTCTTGGGCCTatttggggagctttagattctgagaagcagctgcttggtagccagcttctgagaatctggaaaagttTCTAAACCtagattctggattcttagtttatttttcagaatctgtaactacaaaTTCTCAAAAACGGTAgaccgtttggggcagcttctgaCAGAAACAGCTTCTAAAAAAACTGCAGCTGAAAAAAACTTCGAAAACAGACCCCTTAATTTTATTGGCCATATGGCCATGCATGAACAGTCTGATGTTTGAATGCATACGCAGTGATTCCTGAACAATCCACCCCAAATCAAACAGCAGCATGAGGTTGCAATTTGCGATGCTGTGGGGGTCCGGCTGGCGACGAGGAGGCTACAGCAAAACAGGAGCACACAAATATCATCATCGTCTCGAGCGGCGAGCCGCGACGCGCGTGGATGTGCGCGCGGCAAAaccgaaaagaaaagaaaaaattcgCTCGCGCGCGGCGGAAAGCATATTCTAGTGGCCACGGGGTGGCTGCTGCACGGCCTAGCAACGGACGATAACGAATCGGTCGCGTCGTGTCCTGTCGGCTACGTGCTGCCTGCCTGCATCACGCTCTCGTAGCTCTTCATAAAAgtgattttaaataattactccctttgttaaaaaaataattttccggttgtccaacgtttgaccatccgttttatttgaaattttttaaaaaattaaaaaaaaattagtcacacgtaaagtactattcatgatttatcatctaataaaaacaaaaatatcaatcacaaaaaaatttaaataagacgaagagtcaaaaatttaggtaaaaagtgaaaaattggtttattttgggacggagggagtattgtaTTAAgtctataaaaacaaaaaaaatattagtgtaTTATGAATAGgtagattagaaaataattgtattgaGATTCGATAAAATGGTGTGTACTATAATCTTTTTACTTTGTATTTTCTCtatcttaaaataagtttatttttcagtttttacatatattttttactcttcattttatttgagtttttgtatgattaatatttgtatcgttattagatgataaaacttGAATAATATGCTTTATAGgtgactaatttttataattttttcttaaaaatttttaagtaagaGATACTGTCGAACGTTTAACttagaaatcgaaaaataaagtttttctaGGATTCACATAGTATTAATATGTGTaggataaataaaacatgagtttattttggaacatatCTAGTAACGTTTTCTTAATTACTCAGCTTCGATAAGAAATTCTCTCCCGTCCGTGAACACGGGACATCGATTGGGGGTAATGCAATTTGTAGGAATTCACGTAATTTTTCAATCTGATCCATTTCTACTACGGTGGAGTTTGTAGTAGAGAAAAGATGGAGCGAAATGGTGGCAGGCGCTTGGATTGGGTCCGCACACAGACACGGCGCGGGCACACTGCCGACACGACCCCCTCCCCGGCGCCCGCGCGGCCGACGAGAAACCACCAAACCATCACGGGCACGAGTCATCCTTTGACACGGTCACCGACATGCGGGGTCCACGCACACTCGTCGGTCTCTGGGTACGAGTGTAGGGCTCGACCAGATTATTTCTCCGATTTTATCCGCCCGTTTTACAAACTACACTAGTGCTTTCTGGGTTGCATATATAAggcataactattttttttcctttgtctCTATTATAAAAGTGTGCATGTAATtatatttcatcatcaaaCCATCCACCCACGttaaatacatacatacacccAGTTAATCTAGACAAAAGATAGCTATCACTCTTTATTGGTCTTTCGGTTAGTGGTGGTTGTGTATAGAACGGTGAGAgtaaatgttatatttattataaaaagttttgttaaattatattatattattagtatagattggatttttaattttacagtGTATAGTACTCCTTCCTCTCAAAATAagcttagagcaggtacaatagcaggttataagccagctataagcatattttaaagagataagagaagagagaagagagataggctactaatttatagccagctgcatgcGAACTCTATgacacagtgtgtgtatgatatgtgggatcatgtactaatgttttgtaggtaactattgtatgagttggctattagattgactatatataaattagagctagtagttggctatactattgaacttgctcttatttttttagtttttagatgtaatatttgattatttatattatttaaaaaaatgatgattaatattttattgttattagataataaaacataaatattactatactttatgtatgacttattttaaaaactttttaataagacataCGGTGAACCGTtagatagaaaaaattaaaaaaatgcattcttTTGGGAGAGAGAGTGAGTATTAAATACGAATAAATGAagcaaataatcttttatttcatttcatatatcataaaaaaacacgGACACCTAGGCTGGCTCCACTGACGTTTTCTTTCTGATCCAGGATGGGCACCTAGGCAGGCTGGCTCTGGATAGCCTGCGGATGGCAGGTCAGTCTCAGGTGATGCCTCCGCTCCACCGATGATCGATGGCCTCCTCTCTCGAGCACCGCCTTGACTTGACCACCATCCATGACCCAGACCCTTGACCGGCGGGCCCCCTTCAATCAGATCCATCCATGCCCCCGTAACAAAAAGACATCATTTTCATACCATGGCCACGGTCGGCACCCGATCTATtatccagattttttttcacgcgtatattttccaaatggttaaattatgtattattaaaaaagttgctaaagaaaagttatttaaaaatcatattaatacattttatatttttatagttcataattaattaatcatatactaatctattactacgttttccgcaccAGATaactaacatttttttacccAGGTGAACCCGGCCTACCTAACATATACTATATTTATGTCAgtataaatattatgatacCGTTCCAAtgtaattgtatttttatttccGTGTGatcgttcgttttatttaaaaatataaaaaaatagccgCATAGAGggatactttatttttttcagtctttaATGTATCTGTGCACTAATTTACCATATTCTAATATAATAAGGCAAAATATGGTTCAAAATCAAGTCTTTGTAGGAGAAGTAAAAggagctaaaaataaactttttttgaAGTATCGTAGTGGTATTATACTCAACTCTTCCCCAACTAATATGTGTATTTAGATTTGCGTCAAGATTTGCACCAAGCTCGTCGCTAGGGATGAAAACCTTCGGAAACGGTCGAAAAACTCCCTTCTCATTTCcatttctgtattttttgttCGAAAACGAAAACGGAACGGTACAGGTGGAAAAGAAAacgatatcaaaattttggaaacgGAATCACCGGTACAGAAATATATCGATATCCGTCGATAAGCGGAAATGCATGTTAAAAATAAcgatatgtataatatattcaATATAAAGATAGCCATGTAACAATATCACCTCATACTAATACCATAACAATTAATAACATATCAAGTATAGAGGACATAAGAGCAATGATTGCTTAGAGTTAGACAGATAAATGGGTTGATGGGTTGTGTACCTGTGCCTGCCTGTGAGACTTGGCCATGGCCAGTCTAGGGTTTTTATGCGTTTCGGAAgtttttcaataattttggaaatttttagTCCAATACGGAATAAAAAAACGGTCAAAAAAATGCATTGTCGTTTCcactattttcattttcatataCAAGAATTTTCATTACCGGCTAAAACGATCGGAAGAACGGAAGAACGCAGAAACGGCAGCAGCTGATACTGTCGGGATTTTCCATACCGTTTTTGACAGTATTCTTCGCAATATATACACGACTCGATGCGCAAaaagcaacagcagcaacggCAATGGCGACGTACGGCGCGCCATGCCTCTCGTCCTCTCGCCATCGTACGGCCACGATCCACTCCGTTTCGGATCTGTACGGTCGTACCACGTCACGTACGTACTACGCGCGCCCGCGGTCTCTCGCCCTCGGCTCTCTCTGACAGCCTTTGACCGCCACAGTAAACACCGCGTCACGACAAAACAAAACGAGGAGAGGGGTTGTCTCATCTTTTCCCCACGCGGAGGCCCAAATCATTGAGGATGCCGTGCCGCGTGTATCACGGAATGGACGGCCCGGATGGCGGCTGCGTGCCGGCGTCCCCACCGTCCGATCGGCGGATCCCCAAACTGCTTGGCGCCAAGgtttccctccctcctcttcaTTTGGTGATTTTTACACTTCCACCCCTCCTTCCACACACAGTTTCGATGATAGCCAATTCTGATGTGGGAATTCCGTTTGTATCTTTACATGGTTGAGCAGATACTCCATATGAAGTTCAAAAAGACAAGATTATTGTGCTTCTTAGCAATGGGAATATATAATGTGAACGGTAGGCGAGAACAAAATATGAATAGGTTTAAATAAGAACCGATGAATGCAATAAATATTGTTCACTCCGTtcgtaaatatttattgtttaggataagatttaatcaaattttaaaaatttcgaCCATatgatcataaatatttatcgtttataaCAATATTTGATCAAGTTTCTTAAATTTCTATCATTGATATTACTTAAATAATTAGTTTATATACATAACAAACGATTATGTTTATTCTACTCGAAAAACTACTgacataatatcataaattttttatagtttataaatttattttaaataaaattcgttgtcataatataaaatatttgaccaaatcttatcgtaagtgataaatatttttgaccagtACTATGAAAATCAGctgaaatatttatacaaCATTTAAATCACGTAAATGCAAATCTTCAAAGTGATGCAGTACTATTAATGCTGTAATTCTTCAGAACTTTCAAGGGGTGAAGTGCAAAAGAGGCTGCACGGCAATCcacgaggggggggggggcggcaGCGCCTCGCGGCCCGCGCCTGTCGGTGTTAACTTCGGCCGCCACGTggtgcggccgccggcgatcaTCACCAACAGCTGGCTGTCACGTGGTGTCACCCGCACGGCCGCTCCCCGCCGTCCGATCGTCGCCGACGGCCCGGATGCGGCCGTCTCCCACGCGGCAGCGGATAAGACGGCCGGAGCCGccgctgctggtggtggtggtggtgggccgTCACGTGCCTCGAGTCTCGGCGTGGTCAACGTGGGGGATCGCACAACCCGGATCAAATAAATTCTTATAACGCCAAGCCAAGATAAGAGAGCCGTTAACTAATAACCACCCCCACACCcccagtaaaaaaaattaattaccgCGCTAACCAAAAAGGTACTTCCTTCAGcgtatttttgaaatttttgcaTTTAACATTTGATTGTtagtcttattttaaaaaaatatgattaatatttttattacattattattagataataaaatataaattatatctaaCGTgttattatcttaaaaaatattaaataagacaaacgatcCAACATTAGACATAAGAATCAACCAATACAGTTAAGCTTGAGGGTACTAATACCTCCACCCTCtaataacttaatttttcGATCTCTATATAAAACGTaacaattcgtcttatttaaaaattttgtaaaaaaaactttaaaaaataggcatatataaagtactattcatattttatcatctactaataacaataaaaatattaatcgtaaaagttttttaaataatacgaatagtcaaaatattataataaaaaataaaaaataaacttatttgacAACGGTGGTGGTAGTACTTTAGTAGCTGTAAAAAGATAGACGGGTAAAATGCACATCTTCATCGGCGTCGCGAAGTACACGAGTGTACGTACAAAAAGGTGGCTTTCACCATCAGCCGGTCGCAGTCACGCACACGTTgccgggcggccggccggcacgaATGATACGGCTCGCTGTACTTCGCGACGCCGATGCAGATGCCGCACCGTCCGTCCAtcacggcgtcgccgtcgccgtccggcCAAATCTGGCATCCTCTCACGGACGTCGCCGGTCCATGTCGGCACTGTTTTGGCTGGGCATCCATCATGGCCAAAGATCGTGGGGTCGGTCTCCGGTGACAGATTTTCCACCCGGCTAACCCACTCCATCCTGACCGGTTAAATGCATCAACCTAAAGCTAAGCCCAGTTTTTAACCACTGTTCAATCCGGTAAGAGTAGACACGACAACAGACTAtaagttaaatatattttacgaAGATAGTactaagagagaagagaagaacggtgagctataaatttatagtcagctacgACACAAACTGCGGGTGATAATATTGGTATGACAGGTGAGAcatgatagtatatattttgtaggtagatattatatgaattgactataaaattaattatagatgaattggccAGCGGTTAGCTGAAAACCGAGCTGGTTTGATTTGTCGCGGCGTGAGCGTGATTATGATGGTGACGATGACACGAGTAGTAGCAGTAGTGTGCAACTGTTAATTTTAATTGCCTGCAAATGTAAAGCACAGaggccaattttttttactccgCCACCTAccctctgtcaaaaaaattaaccacGGATTAATTCCCGTCCCGTTTCAGCGTGCAATCCACAACGGGAGGGGGTGACGTGGCGAGGCGGGATTCGCAGGGCCGGggaggtggggcccacctgtcaggagatcttttttttttaccgtgcGGGCTTATATATACGGGTGGCCTGGTTTAACCCTGGCTTGGCTCGTGTCTTTTTCGTCGTCGAATCCCTCTGCTTCGCTAGCGCCAAGTGCAGCACCATCGTTTGAtgtgcctcgccgccggccatggcaTCCGCCGTCGCGAGCAccatgccgtcgccgccggccgccgtgtcGTTCGGGTGGCTGGGCCCGCCGCGCGTGTCGTTCGGGCGCGacggggtggcggcggggccggAGCCCGTGGGGctgttgccgtcgccgtcggcggcgatcGGTGTGGAGCCAGCTGTCTCGAAGGAGTTTATTGACTTTGAGTTCAGCCTTGGGGGGTCGGCGACCATGCTGCCGGCGGACGAGCTGTTCGCGGACGGGAAGTTGCTGCCGCTCCGGCCGCATCCGGTGGCGCCGGAGACGGCGgggtgggagcgggagcgggagctgGAGGGGGAGGGTGTGGCGGCGGGGTCCAAGCCGATGCCGGAGCTCGTGAAGACGGTGCGGCCTGCGGTGGCGGCCGAGGCGTTCGACCCGTACGTGTTCTCTCCCAAGGCGCCGACGTGCTCGAGCAGATGGAGGGAGCTGCTCCGGCTCAAGAAGGTCCAAACGCCGCAGAAATCGGCGGCGGGGTCGACGtctccatcgccgtcgcccgcggctgctacggcggcgacgccgtcgagaGCGTCGAACTCTTCGGCGGCCAGGTCGCTGAAGCTGCTACTTCTCCAGCGGAACGGCGGCCGCGCGTCtggcgccgcggcgtcggACCTCTCCGTggcgccgctcctccgcgACAGCTCCGACTCCGAGGCGTCACTATCCCTAGCGTCGTCCCGCTTCtcgctctcgtcgtcgtcctcctcctccggccacgAGCACGACGACTTCCCCCGCCACTCCCTCGACTCCGTCGACCCCACCCCACGGCCCCGCATCCGCCTCGTCCGCTCTCAAGCACAGCCGCGCACGCCCaccaccgcggccgccgccgccgccgccgccgccattgctgcCGCCAAGTctcgggcggcggcccaaagccccgcccggcgccgcccctcgccaccgcctccgccgcaggTGGTCTCCGTCGACTCCCCACGCATGAACTCCTCGGGCAAGATCGTGTTCCAGGGCCTGGAACGCAGctccagctcgccggcggggagCGCCCACTCGAGCCTCCGGTCGCGGTCACGCGTCATGGACAGGTCCTACTCCGCCGGCGTCCGCGCCACGCCCGTCGTGCTCAACGTGCCCGTCTGCTCGCGGCCGGTGTTCGGGTTCTTCAAGGACAAGAAGGACGCGCCGGCAAAGGACTCGTCGGCATCGCGGCCCCGATCATCCCTCGGCCGGAAGACGACCCcccacgccgccaccgccggcggcgcgtccTGAGATCTTTGGTGCTACCGCCACCACCAACTGACCTCGTTTTGACTAAGCTAGCTACCACCATTAGCGTGTGACCTCAATTAGCTAAGTAGTCGTAGCATTTCCTTTCCAAAGAAAAGgaaccacaaaaaaaattcagagaaaTTTAGTTTGGAGTTTGGAGTTATGAGAAGAAACTTGAAGAGAAAAACCAATTCGAGAGGTTGATGTTTTGTGAAGCTACCTAGCAATCTCCAGCTGATCTGATCAGTTATTTTTTCCCAAATCAGTTGTAAATTCACTCTACTAGCTAATACCTCTGCTGCCATTTGCATTCCGTTTCTGCTATTGTAAGCAAACCACATTTGATCTGATCTGAGCTCGAATGAAGAGAAAACAGAAAACTATTTTGCACACGGCTGCCTGTGTCCTTGCAGTAAGATTACTCCCAGGGGTTAAACTGAATCATGGTGTCATGTGCGTTTGACAAAAGATTAATCCTTTATCACGGACAACAAtggtagcagcagcatcactaactttttaaactttttggGAGAGGAGAGTCGAGCTTTTCATCCGGCCTCGTCGATGCAGATTGACGGAGATGCCGGTTTGAACAGTGGCCACTGGACAGCCAGATCGGTGGCGccagctcctcctccatgtGTGCCGGTGATCGGGCACAGTGCTGCGCCATGTGCTGCCATCTGAATCCTCgtgctaaaaaaaaatggccacAATAACTTATTACTCCTgttgcagtaaaaaaaataaaaatgggcCTGTGAGAGATGAAACTGACGGGAGTCCCTGCTCGTTTCCTCTTAGTTTTATAACATGATTATCAagattataaattatgtaaTCGAGCTAGACTTATAAGAATGAAACTCCTCTCACCTCATAAAACCCCCTCATTTAATGACTCTGAcaagtcagcaattttactgatgtgacatctttttaatgtgcatgacatTCCACTGCAACATGTATTGAGATTGGTCTTGTAAagccaaactttaaattttctaacgagttaattttgagatgtTTCTCACCATAGTTAATTTTGTAgccttaatttttaaatggttaatagtatgcatataaaattgtatttataaattatttttattttgtgaatatggattttatctttttaatgaaaaaacctaaagaatcaccccccccccccccccccccccctgtgAGCACAAGGTGCTGATGTTCTCCTGTTGCTGCAACAGCgaaactttagtgaaaaaaaggGGGGCCTTTTTTTGGAGAAGAGCGGTGGATGCCATTGCTGGCTTGCTGCAGCtgccgcggaggaggcgctGCCAAAGTTGGGGAACCCATGTGGTGGACTGGGTGATGCGGTTGAGCAGCCGAGCAGGAGTAATTTTctgtttctcttctctttggCTTTTGCAGTTGCAGAGCACCTTCAATTTGTTTTTAGGGCATGTCTGTTCTCTACCTACCAATTTGAGTGGACTGTTAAAGGgatgatttgtttgttttttatgaaaaaaccaaacgacatatttgcaaataaaaaattaatttatgaataaaaattatatatatgtattcttagcgatcttaAAGTTAAGGCTGAAAACAAACTTCGGTTAAAACCtttaaatcaactctaaattttatggttggaaatttaaattttggcttataaatataagcataagcgaaaagataggggtgAAAATCTAGgtaaattttgtaattattGTTAATTTAGGGTTTAAGATAGACTGTagatttgaatttgatttattatccACATGGAGCCATATTAACATAGTGAAGGAAGTAATATAATCATGCCAAATTGGTTAGGGGTATTTGGTTTCAAATCAAAGCATCATATTTGCTATTTAATTTACCAAAAATATGGGCAGTCATAAGAGGTGATCGTTTGACCCTTTCATCTAAAAAGCCAAAGacatttgcaaacgaaaaataatttataaataaaccttttatatattagccatctaaaaatcaaggatGAAATAAACCgagataaaaaatcttaaaagtAACTCATGCCACGTTCGGCGTGGGGGAGTGAGGGGTTAGTTATCTGAtatgaaaaaacataataataaattaatatataattaattaatcattaattattaaaaaatatcaatagattaatatggttttctaaagcaacttttctatagaaaagtttttaaaaaaatgcaccgCCTTGTAGTTCGAGAAAAATAtgtgtgaaaaacgagggagtCCAGATGAGCAGTGGGTGCAGCCGAATGCAGCCTCAGCAATTTTTGAACATTCAAATTTTCGACTTATAATCATCgtcgaaaaagaaaagatgggtGAAAATTTGACATCGACCGGTTCTTATTTTTCAGATTATCTTTGGCTACAGTGGTTGCAAGTACAGCGGCACCACGGGGCTTTGCTTGGTTGTTTTTGTTTCAACTTTTTGACTGGTGGCAGCCTTTCACCAAAGGCTCGTTCTTTGTCCAAGAGTGTTAGGCCTCTTAGCTACAATGCAAATACCCTCAAAAGGGTCCACTAAATTTCTGGATATTGTAGCTTTTTGAGAAATCCTCGCTCATTAATGTTGCGCCCTCACCCTCGAATGTCTTTGACCTTGCCATCCTCTGACGAAGAACTCGTCTCCCTCGTCCCCTGTTAGACGCGAGGTGCTCCGCAGGTTACGGTTCATAGGTCAGGTGAGGCTGATTTTCCTACGTGG is part of the Oryza brachyantha chromosome 2, ObraRS2, whole genome shotgun sequence genome and encodes:
- the LOC121053625 gene encoding protein capicua homolog; the protein is MASAVASTMPSPPAAVSFGWLGPPRVSFGRDGVAAGPEPVGLLPSPSAAIGVEPAVSKEFIDFEFSLGGSATMLPADELFADGKLLPLRPHPVAPETAGWERERELEGEGVAAGSKPMPELVKTVRPAVAAEAFDPYVFSPKAPTCSSRWRELLRLKKVQTPQKSAAGSTSPSPSPAAATAATPSRASNSSAARSLKLLLLQRNGGRASGAAASDLSVAPLLRDSSDSEASLSLASSRFSLSSSSSSSGHEHDDFPRHSLDSVDPTPRPRIRLVRSQAQPRTPTTAAAAAAAAAIAAAKSRAAAQSPARRRPSPPPPPQVVSVDSPRMNSSGKIVFQGLERSSSSPAGSAHSSLRSRSRVMDRSYSAGVRATPVVLNVPVCSRPVFGFFKDKKDAPAKDSSASRPRSSLGRKTTPHAATAGGAS